The DNA region GCGTGTGGGTGGGCATTCTTCTCGGCGCCGTCTCGGTTGGAATCATAGGCTATTTTCTAGAGCGGAGTCTGATTTCCCGGTTGTATGGCCGTCCGATAGACGCCCTGCTTGCTACGTGGGGCCTGTCATTGATGTTTCAACAGGCCGTGCGGCTTATATTCGGGCCAGAACCCAAGCCGGTCGTTTCGCCCATCGAGGGTGCGGTAGAGATATTCGGCCTTCCTTTTCCGATCTACAAACTCGTCGTTCTGATCATTACGATAGGTGTAACCCTTGGGGTCCTGGCCATATTCCGGTTTCCCACTTTCGGCATCAAGACCAGGGCTGTCTTGCAGGATTGGGAGATGGCCCAATGTCTGGGCATAGCCAGCCCTCCCATCTATTCGCTGTCTTTCGCCATCGGAGCCGGCCTGTCCGGTCTTGCAGGCGGATTGATAGCTCCCCTTATCACGGTGCAGCCCTTTATGGGGCCGGTGTTCGTCGTTCGAGGGTTCCTTACGGTCATAGTCGGAGGGGTGGGAACTCTCCTCGGGGTGGTCGGGGGCGCGA from Deltaproteobacteria bacterium includes:
- a CDS encoding branched-chain amino acid ABC transporter permease — encoded protein: MEWDIFLLQGFNTALIIGVLVLVSLGLGIIYGLMNVLNLAHGEFLMLGAYGVVVGNMLGLGVWVGILLGAVSVGIIGYFLERSLISRLYGRPIDALLATWGLSLMFQQAVRLIFGPEPKPVVSPIEGAVEIFGLPFPIYKLVVLIITIGVTLGVLAIFRFPTFGIKTRAVLQDWEMAQCLGIASPPIYSLSFAIGAGLSGLAGGLIAPLITVQPFMGPVFVVRGFLTVIVGGVGTLLGVVGGASVIGGAEGIVAYFGSSVGAQVVVLTIAIIIVRLRPQGIFSRR